The Corvus moneduloides isolate bCorMon1 chromosome 25, bCorMon1.pri, whole genome shotgun sequence genome includes a window with the following:
- the PAFAH1B2 gene encoding platelet-activating factor acetylhydrolase IB subunit beta isoform X2: MAMGDSNPAAVPHAAEDIQGDDRWMSQHNRFVLDCKDKEPDVLFVGDSMVQLLQQYEIWRELFSPLHALNFGIGGDTTGHVLWRLKNGELENIKPKVIVVWVGTNNHENTAEEVAGGIEAIVRLINTQQPQAKVIVLGLLPRGEKPNPLRQKNAMVNHLLKASLPKLPNVQLLDVDVGFVHSDGTISYHDMFDFLHLTGGGYAKVCKPLHELIMQLLEETPEEKRAALA; encoded by the exons ATGGCCATGGGGGACTCCAACCCGGCAGCAGTCCCACACGCTGCTGAGGACATTCAGGGCGATGACAGGTGGATGTCACAG CACAATCGGTTTGTCCTGGACTGCAAGGACAAGGAGCCCGACGTGCTCTTCGTGGGGGACTCCATGGTGCAGTTGCTACAGCAGTATGAG ATCTGGCGAGAGCTCTTCTCACCGCTCCATGCACTGAATTTTGGGATTGGTGGAGACACCACGGGACATGTTCTATGGAGACTGAAGAACGGTGAACTGGAGAACATTAAGCCCAAG gTCAttgttgtttgggttggaacaaATAACcatgaaaacacagcagaagaagTCGCAGGGGGAATCGAGGCCATCGTGCGCCTGATAAACACCCAGCAGCCACAGGCCAAAGTGATCGTGCTG ggcctgctACCTCGTGGAGAGAAGCCAAACCCGCTGCGGCAGAAGAACGCCATGGTGAACCATCTGCTCAAAGCCTCGCTCCCCAAACTGCCCAACGTGCAGCTGCTGGACGTGGACGTGGGCTTCGTGCACTCGGATGGCACCATCTCCTACCACGACATGTTCGACTTCCTGCACCTGACGGGCGGGGGCTATGCCAAGGTCTGCAAGCCCCTCCATGAACTGATcatgcagctgctggaggagaccCCCGAGGAGAAACGAGCTGCCCTGGCCTGA
- the PAFAH1B2 gene encoding platelet-activating factor acetylhydrolase IB subunit beta isoform X1 — MESRGKEPQPPNRMAMGDSNPAAVPHAAEDIQGDDRWMSQHNRFVLDCKDKEPDVLFVGDSMVQLLQQYEIWRELFSPLHALNFGIGGDTTGHVLWRLKNGELENIKPKVIVVWVGTNNHENTAEEVAGGIEAIVRLINTQQPQAKVIVLGLLPRGEKPNPLRQKNAMVNHLLKASLPKLPNVQLLDVDVGFVHSDGTISYHDMFDFLHLTGGGYAKVCKPLHELIMQLLEETPEEKRAALA; from the exons GAACAGAATGGCCATGGGGGACTCCAACCCGGCAGCAGTCCCACACGCTGCTGAGGACATTCAGGGCGATGACAGGTGGATGTCACAG CACAATCGGTTTGTCCTGGACTGCAAGGACAAGGAGCCCGACGTGCTCTTCGTGGGGGACTCCATGGTGCAGTTGCTACAGCAGTATGAG ATCTGGCGAGAGCTCTTCTCACCGCTCCATGCACTGAATTTTGGGATTGGTGGAGACACCACGGGACATGTTCTATGGAGACTGAAGAACGGTGAACTGGAGAACATTAAGCCCAAG gTCAttgttgtttgggttggaacaaATAACcatgaaaacacagcagaagaagTCGCAGGGGGAATCGAGGCCATCGTGCGCCTGATAAACACCCAGCAGCCACAGGCCAAAGTGATCGTGCTG ggcctgctACCTCGTGGAGAGAAGCCAAACCCGCTGCGGCAGAAGAACGCCATGGTGAACCATCTGCTCAAAGCCTCGCTCCCCAAACTGCCCAACGTGCAGCTGCTGGACGTGGACGTGGGCTTCGTGCACTCGGATGGCACCATCTCCTACCACGACATGTTCGACTTCCTGCACCTGACGGGCGGGGGCTATGCCAAGGTCTGCAAGCCCCTCCATGAACTGATcatgcagctgctggaggagaccCCCGAGGAGAAACGAGCTGCCCTGGCCTGA